The Verrucomicrobiaceae bacterium DNA window TTTCGATTGCGTTTGGGAGTGCGGGCAAGATCGCCTTCGAAGAAGGTTACGGCTTCGCAGACGCTGAGAAGAAGGAGGCGGTGACTTCGCAGCACCTTTTTCGAATCGCGAGCATTTCAAAGCCGATCACGGCGACAGCAGTGATGATGGCGGTCGAAAAAGGCCTCTTGAAGCTCGATAGCACCGTTTTCGGTCCGAAGGGCATTTTGGGCGAAACGCATGGCAGCGGCCTGCCGGAGAAAATCACCGCCATCACCGTGGATCATCTGCTCACGCACACGAGCGGTGGTTGGGCGAATGACCGCAACGACCCGATGTTTGCCGACAAGGCGATGACGCACGACGAACTCATTCCTTGGGCATTGAAGAACGGTGTCCAGCCAGATGAACCGGGCAAAAAGTACGCTTACTCGAACTTCGGTTACTGTGTGCTAGGCCGTGTGCTGGAAAAAGTGACAAAGCTACCCTACGAGGCGCTTCTCACTCAGCATGTGCTTCCCAAGTGTGGCATCAGCGGCATGCAGATCGGCGGCAACACCCTGGCCGAGCGCCGACCACTGGAGGTGGTCTATCAGATGCCAGAAGCGGATGCGCCCTACCGCATGAACGTGGCGCGGATGGACTCACACGGTGGTTGGATCGCCACGGCGGGTGATCTGGTGCGCTTTGCCTCCAGTTTGCCCAAGCTGCTGAAAGAGGAGTCGATCCAAACCATGACCACCCCGGGCCTCAACGCGGGCTATGCACGCGGCTGGAACGTCAATTCAGCACCGAACTGGTGGCACACAGGCTCACTTCCCGGTACGACGACAATCCTAGTGCATACCGCGAAAGGAGTCTGCTGGGCAGGCCTCATCAATGGTCGCAAAGAGGGCCTCAGCGGCCCACTGGACGAGCTGATGTGGAAGATCGGTCGCGTGGTGAAAAGCTGGCAAATTTAGACCTATTGCTTCGCAATTTCCCTCACAAAATAAGCCAGGCAAAAAGTAATGTGTGTTGTTGCGGCAAAGATCGGATGGTCTGCTTGCGTAGCCACAGGGCACTTCCATGATCATCGACATTCATTCCCATGCTTGGAGTTTTCCGGCGGATTTTTCGGACGATTTTATCCGTCAGGCTGGCCGGGCGAGGCCTGGGCATGTGGTGGATCTGAGTGCGCGGTATGAGGCTTATCGGGCTGCGGCACCGGAGGAGACGCATACGGTCGTTTTCGGCGGGAAAGCTCGTCTGAGTGGAATCTGGGTGGATGATCGCACGGTGGCGGATTTTGTGGCTGAGGATGCGGCGCGGTTGACGGGCTTTTTATCGGTCGATCCGACGCAGGATGGCTGGGAGCGTGAGATGCGCTTCGGGCACGAGGAGCTCGGGCTACGGGGGATCAAGCTTTTGCCGATGTATGCGGGCTTTAGCCCGGATGATGCGGTTTTGGAGCCGTTGTGGCAGTATGCGGCAAAAAATGGCCTGCCTGTGCTGCTGCATATGGGGACGACTTTCATCGCGCAGGCTCCGCTTGCCTTTACTTTGCCGCGTTTGATCGATCCGGTGGCGACTCGGCACCCAGAGGTGAAGATCATCCTCGCCCACCTCGGTCATCCGTATGAGGGAGAGTGTGTCGTGACGGTTCGGAAGCATGAAAACGTCTTCGCGGATGTCAGTGCCCTGCATTACCGGCCGTGGCAGTTGTACCATTCGCTGATGCTGGTGCAGGAGTACGGTGTGTGGCATAAAGTGCTCTTTGGCACGGATTTCCCCTTCACCACGGTGAATGCGTCCGTCGCGGGGCTGCGTGGCCTCAATGACATGCTGGAGGGGGCGAAGCTGCCGCGGCTCGATATGGATGAAGTCGAGGCGATGATCCACCGCGACAGCTTGCGCCTGTTGGGGCTGCGCTGAGGCATGAAAAAGGGCGGTTCGTCGCCGAACCGCCCTGTGGGTAAATGTGCTGTGCTCTTGGCTTATTTCACGATGCCGAGGAGCTCGACTTCAAAGATGAGGGTCTCACCTGGGCCGATGTCGTCACCGGCACCGGTGTCGCCGTAGGCGAGCTCGGATGGGATGAAGAAGCGGAACTTCGAGCCTGTGGGCATGAGCTGCACGCCTTCAGTCCAGCCTTTGATGACGCCTTGAAGGGGGAAGGTGATGGGCTCACCGCGCTCGACGCTGCTGTCGAAGACTTTGCCATTGGTGAGGGTGCCGTGGTAGTGGACTTTCACCTGATCGGTGGCGGCAGGCTTCGGGCCGGAGCCTTCTTTCATGACTTCATATTGCAGGCCACTGGCGGTGGTGGTGACGCCTTTCTTTTTGCCGTTTTCTGCGAGGAATTTGGCTCCTGCGGCTTTGGCACCTGCAGCGCCTGCGGCACGCTCGGCCATCTCACGGGCTTCGTCTGCCTTCACGCGGGCTTCTTGCTTGGCCTGCATGACTTTGTTGAAGGCATCCATGGCGGCTTCGACGTCCGCGTTGGCGAATTTTTCTGGGGTTTTGCCACCGGAGGCGGCGAACTCGATGCCGGCTTTCAGGTTTTCCAGGTCGATGGCGATGCCTTCGGAGCGGAATTGCTGGCCGAGGCCGATGCCCATCGCGTAGCTGGGGGGCTTGGTGCCAGCAAAGGCGTCCTTCACGCCTTCGAGGAAGACGGCGAGGTCCACTTTTTCTTTTTGGCCGGCGAACTGGCCACCGACGTTCTTGCCGATGAAGTAGCTGACTTTGTCCATCGCAGGAGGTGCGGTGGGGGCGGCTTCGGCTTGTTTTGCTTCAGCGGGTTTGGCTTCTTGAGCTTGGAGGCTGCCGAGGGTGGACACGGCGGCGCAGAGGATGGCGGTGTGGAGTTTGTTCATGGAGAGGAGAAGCCTAAGCGCCTGTGATAACCCGGTCAATCAAAGCCTCGCCCGCTTTGGCTCAAAATGAGGCATCTGGGGGGATGGCGACTGTTTTTGGGGCGCAGTCCGGCATTGCATCCAGGCCGCGCCCCTGCATCTCTGCGCTCCGCCACCTCGCATTATCCGAATGAAACGCCTCCTCGCTCCTCTCCTCCTGCTCGCTGCGGCTATCGTCAGCGCTGTCAGCTTTGCCGCCCCCGGCGCTGCGAAGCACAAAATCCTCTTTTTCACCAAATCCAGCGGCTACGAGCACGAGGTGATCTCGTGGAAAAAGGGCCGCCCCAGTCACGCGGAGAAAATTCTGCTCGAGCTCGGTGCGAAAAACGGTTGGGAGTTCGAGTTCAGCAAAGATGGCAGCAAGTTCAGCAAAGAGTACTTGGCGCAGTTCGATACGGTGATGTTTTACACCACGGGGGACTTATGCAGCCCTGGCACGGATGGCCAGCCGCCCATGTCGCCGGAGGGGAAGCAGGCCCTATTCGATCATATCCGCTCGGGGAAGGGCTTTGTCGGCACGCATAGCGCCAGCGATACCTTCCACACGAACAATGAGTCCAAGAAAGGCCCGGACCGCTATCTGAACCATGGTGAGAAGGCGGATGCGTATGTGCGCTTCCTCGGTGGCGAGTTCATCAAACACGGAGCGCAGCAAGAGGCGCGGAATACCGTGGTGAACCCGAAATTCCCCGGATTCGAGAGCGTGGGCAAGGAATACAGCTTCATGGAGGAATGGTACTCGCTAAAGGACTTCACGCCTGACATCCATGTGCTCAGTGTGATCAATGACCCAGCGATGAAGGGCAAGGAATACGAGCGTCCGGCCTATCCGAGCACCTGGGCGCGGAAGGAAGGCTCTGGTCGCGTCTTTTACACCGCCATGGGCCACCGCGATGATGTGTGGACGAATCCCGTCTTCCAAAACATCCTCACCGGAGCGCTGAACTGGACCAATGGTGATGTGCAGGCCGAAACGCCCGCAAACATCCAAGAAGTCGCTCCGCAGGCCTACACGAATCCGCCCTACGTCGAGCCTCCTCCGCCGAAACCAGCGAAGAAGAAGTGATCAATAGATCATCGCGTCATCTGGCGCGGTGGTAGGCTCGATTTTGCTGACCTCAATGACGGGGACGGTCTGATCGTTTTCTTTCTTGTAGCCCACTTTGCCGATGACTTTGACCCAGGAGCTGTCTTTGAACTCGGGGGCTTTTTTACCGAAGTCGATGGGCACGCTGTAAGGCCGCGCATCAGCAGCGCAGCACTGCACGAGCATGCGGAAGATGCGCATACGGTGGCCATTGTCGTTGTTGACCTTTTCTGGGAGGATCTGCGCGGTCGTCTCCACCGTCTGGCCTGTGAGCACGCGCTGCACTTCGATGTCGCCGCCCGTGTAGTAGATTTCAGGCACTTCGAGGAGGAAGTTGCCATCTTTGCTCATGGGGACCTGTTTTTTCAGATCTTCGAGCGTAAAGCTGCCGTAGCTCTTGGCCTCGGCAGCGGGCTTCGGGGCGTTTTGAGCATTCGGTGGCTCGCCGGGTTTTGCAGGCACTGCGGGCAAAGCTGGGGGCAGGGGAGCGGAATTTGTCTGCGTGGTCGCGGTAGCCACGGTAGGTGCGGTAGCCACAGTAGGTACTTTTTCGCTACCTGGGGTGTCTTTGCGCAGAGAGAACTGCTCGGCACGCGTGGTGTCGCTGTAGTTGGGGTTGTAGAGTCCCTTGTTCGCGATGGCGGTAGGGCTGTAGCGATCCGGGGTGGATAGCGC harbors:
- a CDS encoding ThuA domain-containing protein, translated to MKRLLAPLLLLAAAIVSAVSFAAPGAAKHKILFFTKSSGYEHEVISWKKGRPSHAEKILLELGAKNGWEFEFSKDGSKFSKEYLAQFDTVMFYTTGDLCSPGTDGQPPMSPEGKQALFDHIRSGKGFVGTHSASDTFHTNNESKKGPDRYLNHGEKADAYVRFLGGEFIKHGAQQEARNTVVNPKFPGFESVGKEYSFMEEWYSLKDFTPDIHVLSVINDPAMKGKEYERPAYPSTWARKEGSGRVFYTAMGHRDDVWTNPVFQNILTGALNWTNGDVQAETPANIQEVAPQAYTNPPYVEPPPPKPAKKK
- a CDS encoding FKBP-type peptidyl-prolyl cis-trans isomerase, encoding MNKLHTAILCAAVSTLGSLQAQEAKPAEAKQAEAAPTAPPAMDKVSYFIGKNVGGQFAGQKEKVDLAVFLEGVKDAFAGTKPPSYAMGIGLGQQFRSEGIAIDLENLKAGIEFAASGGKTPEKFANADVEAAMDAFNKVMQAKQEARVKADEAREMAERAAGAAGAKAAGAKFLAENGKKKGVTTTASGLQYEVMKEGSGPKPAATDQVKVHYHGTLTNGKVFDSSVERGEPITFPLQGVIKGWTEGVQLMPTGSKFRFFIPSELAYGDTGAGDDIGPGETLIFEVELLGIVK
- a CDS encoding amidohydrolase family protein, giving the protein MIIDIHSHAWSFPADFSDDFIRQAGRARPGHVVDLSARYEAYRAAAPEETHTVVFGGKARLSGIWVDDRTVADFVAEDAARLTGFLSVDPTQDGWEREMRFGHEELGLRGIKLLPMYAGFSPDDAVLEPLWQYAAKNGLPVLLHMGTTFIAQAPLAFTLPRLIDPVATRHPEVKIILAHLGHPYEGECVVTVRKHENVFADVSALHYRPWQLYHSLMLVQEYGVWHKVLFGTDFPFTTVNASVAGLRGLNDMLEGAKLPRLDMDEVEAMIHRDSLRLLGLR
- a CDS encoding beta-lactamase family protein; the protein is MNRRLFLQNAALWPAAGLLAADSTTLRKPSSNEEKAIRGIAEAFLAENGLLGFSIAFGSAGKIAFEEGYGFADAEKKEAVTSQHLFRIASISKPITATAVMMAVEKGLLKLDSTVFGPKGILGETHGSGLPEKITAITVDHLLTHTSGGWANDRNDPMFADKAMTHDELIPWALKNGVQPDEPGKKYAYSNFGYCVLGRVLEKVTKLPYEALLTQHVLPKCGISGMQIGGNTLAERRPLEVVYQMPEADAPYRMNVARMDSHGGWIATAGDLVRFASSLPKLLKEESIQTMTTPGLNAGYARGWNVNSAPNWWHTGSLPGTTTILVHTAKGVCWAGLINGRKEGLSGPLDELMWKIGRVVKSWQI